The Pseudomonadota bacterium genomic interval GGACTGGGGGGGAATGCTTCTGGCGGTGCTGATCCTGAAACCACGGTGTATCATGCCGGTGCATATGAAGTCGGTCCGCCGGTTGCCTATGATTCTATTAACGCCGTCCCTCCTGGAGCTGAAGATCATACAGTCTACAACAGCAACAACGGTACTATCACTTTTTCTTCCGCGGCTGAATTCGGCCTCCAGGAAAATAATGCTGTTGTCCTTTCCTCAACCCTGGGACTTGAAGTTAATGATGGTGTGGATACGCATCAGGCGTCAACCGTTAATAGTGGCAGATTGTTGGAAGTTCAGCGCTACCTGGCCTATTTTGAGGGGCAGTTGGCCACCGTGGGTGCCCGGATGAATCATATTGATCGTTCCGTCAATACCTATGAACAGCGGACCATCGATCTTAAATCGTTTATCGCTGATATTAAGGAAGTTGATATTACGGAAGCGATCATGAATTACAACTCGGCCCAGAATGCCTATGAGGCGACTTTGGCGGCTTCGGCCAGGATATATTCCACCACGATTCTTGATTATCTTACATAGTGTTCATCTGGAAACATTCATTTCCTGATGAACGCTATCAGCGATCAGCAGTCAGCTTTCAGTGAAATATTGAAAAAACAACCGGTTAAGCTGAGAGCTGAAGGCTGAAAGCTAGCAGCTCATCCGGAAACATTCATTTCCGGATGGAAAATTACATGGTTTCCAGGGAGGGTTCATTGCAGTATTCTACCAGTCGTTTTGGTGATATAGAAATCAGTGAAGGACAAGAAATCTGGATTAAGGGTGGGTTGTTTGGCTTTACAAATCTGAGCAAGTATATTATCATTCACCAGCACAGTCAGGGGCCGTTTGTCTGGTTGCAGTCTCTGGAACGTCCGGAACTGGCTTTTCCGCTGATTGACCCTCATTTGGCATATCCCGATTATATGTTGGAGATTTCCCGGGAAGAAGCTGATGAAATCGGCATTGAAGATGAAGATGATGTGAAAATTTTTGTCCTGGCTGCCATGCAGGCTGGGAACAAACTATTACAGCTTAATATGCAGGGTCCGCTGATAATTAATCAGAAAAAAAATCTGGCAATGCAATTTGTTGATCATCATTGTCAGTATTCCGGCGAGGTGGGTCTTGAATCAGCAAATGAAAAACAGGTGAATGGTGGGTGATTGGCGGTTGCTGTTTGAACCCCTGATAGTATTTCAAGGATCAAGCATTGTTGATATTGGCACGAAAAAGCAATGAATCTATTAATATCGGCGATGATATTGTCATAACCGTCCTGTCTATTGAAGGTGGGACGGTTAAATTGGGTGTAGAGGCTCCGAAAGAGGTTAAGTTGCTTCGGGGTGAAGTTTATGAGCGCATCAAGAAAGCCAATCTGGAAGCCGCGGGTAGTGATTTTGACTTCTTTAGTAATTTGGCTGCGGATAGCATGGTAGCGGTTCAAGAGGATCAGACGGTTTCAGCCGCTGCTTCAGATCGGCCGGTAGTTACCGTGACCAGGAAGCGTAAAAAAAATTCGGGAAGTCGATGAGCTTTTACAAGTCTACCAGTAATGATGGTTTTACAAAAAGTCGTAAAATCGATAGTACCGGGGACCACTTTTTTACCAGGTAGTAAGAAACGGAGCCAGGCATGAGCATACAGTGGGGTAATGAGCAACTTTTGCGGGCATTGGCTGATCTGGTTCCTTGTGGGTTGGTCGTTTTGTCGGACGATGGAACAGTTGAAATGTGGAACCGTCAGTTGCAGCAAATGACCGGGTTGGATGAAGCTCAGGCTAAATCCCGGCCGTGGGCTGAAATTGCCGTTAAAATTCTTGTTGATGGTGGTGAACCGTTGGAAAATCTGATCCAGATTGAGCCCCCGGCAGTATTTTCCGAGGTGCAGCATGTTGGCCGGCAGTGTGAAATGATTACCGTGACTGAAGATCTGATGCCAGTGGATATTCTTTTTTTTCCGGTTTCTTCCTCTTCCGACTCCGGGGGGGACGATGCCGGTTCATTTCTGGTGGGGATTTTTTCCTGGTCGAGTCTGGACGATATGGCTGATGGTGAGCCGTTCTCGAACCGTGAACAGCTGAGCGACATTCCCAGCCAGTATGAACTTTCATTCATGATGCCTCAGCAGCTGGCTTTACTGGCCCGCTATAATATCCCTTTTACCCTGTTGTTCCTGGAGCTAAAGAATTACCAGTCACTTATTGATTCCCTTGGCCTGGATGCCTGGAAGTCAACTTTGCGGGCGATTTATGGGAGTTTGCAGTCAATCGTCCGGCGGGCTGATTTTGTTGGTGGTTATGACCATGCCACTTTCTGGTTGACGCTGGCCAATGCCACTACCGACGGCAGTCTGCGGGTGGCTGAAAAAATGCTTCTTCATGCTTCAAAGATTACGATAGAAAATGCTGATGTGACTCTTTCCGCGGTAGTCGGCGGTGCCATTGCCCGCACTGGTGAGTCTCCTGACGCTTTTTTTACCAGGGCTTATGCTGCCTTGCAACAGGCCCATCAGAGTCCTGAAGACATTTTCATTGACCAATAATTGTCTCGCATCCAGCGAAGAAAAATGATCCTCATTTGTGCCGCTATCCCCGGTGAATTTAAACCGTTGCTTGATGATGATTTCAGCCAGCAGGACGAGAATCTCTTTCAGCACCGATCGAAACCTCTACTGCTGGCGGCCTTGGGCATCGGCAGCTGCAGCTTTTTATTGGGGTTTGCCCGAATCCAGTCACAATTTCCCCTCAAACAGGCACTCTTGACCGGTACCTGCGGCATCTATCCCGGATTTGCTGTTGCTGATTCTCCTATCCCCGCCCTTTTTAGCCCTTCATCCGTGCTTTTGGCTGATGGTTTGGTAATCCAAGGCCAAGGATACTTTCCGAAAATCATGCAACAGGAGTTGCCTTTGCAGGCGGAATTCTGGCAGAGACGCCAAGTTCTTAGTGGCCGCTGTCTGAGTCCTGCCGCCATTACGGCCGATGATGCCTTGGCCGGTCAGCTAGGCTGCCGCTATCAGGCAACGGCCGAACAGATGGAATGCTTTGCCTTTGCCGCTGCCTGCCAGGAATTTAATCTTGCGGGGACGGCCTTATTTGCGGTCAGTAATATTGCCGGAGCTTCCGGTCATGCCCAATGGCTGGACCGCCATGAGCGGGTGGTTGAAAAATCCTGTCAGCTGATCCGTGAAACGCTGCCGGAACTGCTGTTTTTATCTTGAATCCTGTCTTTTTTCTATTCCTCAACTTTCTGAATTGTTCTAAAAACTGCTGAAATAAATTTCAGGTGATGTTCCGGCATGGCTCTCGCTCATTTCTTTATTTCTTAGCGCGGCAATTCTTTGTTCCAACGGTGGGTGGGAATAATGGAGCAGTACGTACAGGGGGTGAGGGCTGAGATTGCTCAGGTTATTTGCCGCCAGTTTTTTTAAGGCGCTGACCAGGGATTCAGGGTCGCCGGTAGTCTGGCCGGCGAAGGCGTCTGCCTCATATTCATATTTCCTCGAAATGTACTGCAGGATAATGGCCAGCAGAAATTCCACCGGCGAATAAAGCAGGCCAAAGAGGATCAAACCGGCATAGATGGATGGCTGGTCAAGGTAGAAAGCGGCAAACAGGCCCGGCTGGCCGATAAAAAGGCTCAACAGGTAGAACATGAAGCCCATGTGGATGATCCCCAGCAGCAGGTTTTTCAAGATATGCTTTTTGCGGTAGTGGCCGATTTCATGGGCGAGGATGGCCACCAGTTCGCCGGTGCTCTGCTGCTCGATCAGGGTGTCAAAGATGGCGATGCGGCGACGTTTGCCAAAACCGGTAAAAAAGGCATTGGCCTTGCTGGAACGGCGTGATCCGTCAATCACAAAAACATTTTCCAGGGGGAATTTGACTGAACTGGCATAGTTCAGGATGGCTTCCTTCAATGATCCTTCGGCGAGCGGGGTGAATTTGTTGAACAACGGCATAATCCAGGTTGGGGCAATGAACTGAATGGCCAGGGTTAATGCGGTTGAAATGAACCAGCAATAGAGCCAGGCCAGTTGTCCGGTTTTTTCCAGAAAGAACAGAATGCCGGCCAGCAGGGGGCCGCCAATCAGGACTGCCAGAATAACCCCTTTGATCCGGTCGGTGATAAAAGTTGTAACGGTGGTTTTGTTGAAACCGAAGCGACTTTCAATAACAAAAGTATCATAAATAGTAAATGGTAGAGAGAGGATCATTTTCAGCAGCAATAACAGGCCGATATACAGAAGCCCGGTTGGAAGCTCCGGAAATTTCCATCCCCGGACCAGGATATCCAGGAAGTTGAAGCCGCCGGTAAACCAGAAAATCAGGGTGGCTGCCAGCGATATCGTAGCGGTGAATAAACCGAAGCGGGTGGTAACCAGCAGGTATTGCTGGGATTTCTGGTAGCGGTCAGGGTCGAAGGTATCCTGGAATTCAGCCGGTATTGTCTCCTGTAAAGCCCTGAGGTTCAGCAAGTCGGCAAGCAGCTGCAAACTGAAATCGATCAGCAGCGTTGCCAGAATGATAATGCCATAGATGTTCATGAAATCCTTAAAATCTCTGCTGTCCGGTAAGATTATTGCTGTTCTTGAACCGTGATTGGCTGCGTAATTTTTTTTGCGAATATAATGGTTTGTCAGTTTTTTCTCAACCGCTTATTTGCCGGTTTGAGTTCCGGCAATTAAAATCCTTTTTACCCTTGGCTGCCATGCCGTGAGTTGGGGGCAATAGTTGGCAGAGAGAAATGTGGTGTTTTTTGTAATATGAACTTGTCAAAGTCTGTCCATGTATGGTAACAGAGTTCTTCCCATGACTTTAGGGCAATTAGCTCAGTTGGATAGAGCGTTGGCCTCCGGAGCCAAAGGCCGCAGGTTCGAATCCTGCATTGCCCGCCAGTAAGATTAAGGGGATAGCTGATATTTGTTGGCTAACCCCTTTTTATTATTTTGTGTCCCCAGCAGTATCCCCAGTAGAGGAGTTGATTTTCGAATCCAGGATCTACCTTTTTAATCAGAGGGTCGCAGGTTCGATCCCTGCACGGCCCACCAGTAATATTAAGCACTTAGCCCATATCGGTTAGGTGCTTTTTTCTTTTGACCGCCATTTTGACCGCCACTTTGCCTTTTGAAACTCACTTTTTTCAACATTTAACGAAAAAATAATTCGGCACTTGCGAGAACATTTCCGCATTTTAGATGCGAATTTTCCATAATACCATCTTAAACGATGCTACTTGATGAGCGACAATTATATATTTGTAAAATCGCTATGGGGGGGGCAAAACATAAGATGTGGCGGGAATCGAACCCGTTGACTATTTTAAAACCAGCTACAAACGCCTACTTGCCAAAATTGAAACAATTCACTATGTGAAATGAAGGTAGCTTTTTGTAGAACGGATCGTGTTATATTTGTATGAAAATTTTCTCGATTTTTGTTGTTTAAAAGAGAAATTTGCTGAAAATTTTTTGAATTTGTGTTATGTTGCTTCGTTATGAAAGATACAAAACTTAGCCAATCAAATCCTTATCTTAAAAACGCTGAAAAGCGCCGAGCGTCAGTGGTGGCTTCGGTATGCTCATCTTCTGCCATTGAAGGTATTGCTGCGCGAAAAATTGTTGCTGACTATTTATCTAAAAATAATAATTGTTCTATCCTTCATAATTCTGCAAAGAGCGATTAATGACATTCCTGAAAACGGCTTCCATCGGTTCATAGTTTCGATCCAATCCCTTTCTCACTGCTGTAAAATATTCTTCCTGGCGTATCTTGGCAAAATCACTGAAATCTAGAGGGGGAAGACCTGCTTGTAAAGCCATCAGGGTTGCAAGCAGCCTGGCGATTCTGCCATTGCCTTCGCGAAAAGGATGAATGATGATGAGTTCGGTGTGAACGGCGGCCAGGGAAGAAATGACCTCTGATCGAAAAGAAGACGAGCAAGGTGTATATTTGGCAAGAAAATCGCGCTCAAAGTCCGTCATGAGCTTAGGAATATATGCTGGTGCGGCAAATGGGAAATTTCCTTTGCTCATCATTACTTGTCGGTAGTGTCCGGCCCATGCATATACCGTCCCCAACCACCGGTAGTGCATCTGTAGAATATCCTCAGCCGCAAACTTTTTATTGAGGTCACACTCATCCAGCAGCTGATCGGTGAGCTCAAAGAGCAGCTCAGTTTCAATACGTTCCATCTCTGCCTGGGTGATGATCCCAAGAAGATTTTTCAAGACCTGGCCATTTGAACCCGGT includes:
- a CDS encoding flagellin, which gives rise to GLGGNASGGADPETTVYHAGAYEVGPPVAYDSINAVPPGAEDHTVYNSNNGTITFSSAAEFGLQENNAVVLSSTLGLEVNDGVDTHQASTVNSGRLLEVQRYLAYFEGQLATVGARMNHIDRSVNTYEQRTIDLKSFIADIKEVDITEAIMNYNSAQNAYEATLAASARIYSTTILDYLT
- a CDS encoding diguanylate cyclase, which gives rise to MSIQWGNEQLLRALADLVPCGLVVLSDDGTVEMWNRQLQQMTGLDEAQAKSRPWAEIAVKILVDGGEPLENLIQIEPPAVFSEVQHVGRQCEMITVTEDLMPVDILFFPVSSSSDSGGDDAGSFLVGIFSWSSLDDMADGEPFSNREQLSDIPSQYELSFMMPQQLALLARYNIPFTLLFLELKNYQSLIDSLGLDAWKSTLRAIYGSLQSIVRRADFVGGYDHATFWLTLANATTDGSLRVAEKMLLHASKITIENADVTLSAVVGGAIARTGESPDAFFTRAYAALQQAHQSPEDIFIDQ
- the fliW gene encoding flagellar assembly protein FliW, whose protein sequence is MENYMVSREGSLQYSTSRFGDIEISEGQEIWIKGGLFGFTNLSKYIIIHQHSQGPFVWLQSLERPELAFPLIDPHLAYPDYMLEISREEADEIGIEDEDDVKIFVLAAMQAGNKLLQLNMQGPLIINQKKNLAMQFVDHHCQYSGEVGLESANEKQVNGG
- a CDS encoding Fic family protein, with translation MNKKGRYSTSGFTEDQSEPGSNGQVLKNLLGIITQAEMERIETELLFELTDQLLDECDLNKKFAAEDILQMHYRWLGTVYAWAGHYRQVMMSKGNFPFAAPAYIPKLMTDFERDFLAKYTPCSSSFRSEVISSLAAVHTELIIIHPFREGNGRIARLLATLMALQAGLPPLDFSDFAKIRQEEYFTAVRKGLDRNYEPMEAVFRNVINRSLQNYEG
- a CDS encoding M48 family metallopeptidase produces the protein MNIYGIIILATLLIDFSLQLLADLLNLRALQETIPAEFQDTFDPDRYQKSQQYLLVTTRFGLFTATISLAATLIFWFTGGFNFLDILVRGWKFPELPTGLLYIGLLLLLKMILSLPFTIYDTFVIESRFGFNKTTVTTFITDRIKGVILAVLIGGPLLAGILFFLEKTGQLAWLYCWFISTALTLAIQFIAPTWIMPLFNKFTPLAEGSLKEAILNYASSVKFPLENVFVIDGSRRSSKANAFFTGFGKRRRIAIFDTLIEQQSTGELVAILAHEIGHYRKKHILKNLLLGIIHMGFMFYLLSLFIGQPGLFAAFYLDQPSIYAGLILFGLLYSPVEFLLAIILQYISRKYEYEADAFAGQTTGDPESLVSALKKLAANNLSNLSPHPLYVLLHYSHPPLEQRIAALRNKEMSESHAGTSPEIYFSSF